A part of Rhopalosiphum maidis isolate BTI-1 chromosome 3, ASM367621v3, whole genome shotgun sequence genomic DNA contains:
- the LOC113559863 gene encoding transcription termination factor 5, mitochondrial isoform X1, which yields MLHKVVHFNLNKICFVQNIYQTCCYCTAFHVNNDVIQFFQQNLGLPENEVRRIVKKYPSFQNDSYSSLSDNLSLLTSFGVSKDDIIKKIQVLTLHSITIKNYTMLLEEGGFIKNKIDSKTLLRFKFISKKSIQSLKNENLIHKHIDVGHNILSFINFPTELYPACCDESLSWNQVQKNIFKLYIGWKIKMNIENLKYAQAIYHRLFNKSYRLMDRSIDILLNEFNFTEEKIRRHSYLIHSDPDNTRAILDNFKNLCGTDVKSILSKHPKIILTPWNTIGQIRKHFEDFGIPESSLAKAPEIYTLGSNTIYERLSKLKETPELASFINNPQVARLIYYYTKVNSRLKYLQSKNCVSLNLLVTNNYSFNRFNCNGNDKGKTNDIMIYLTKELGEDKNKLRSLLERHPYWQYISLLTIRKSFEFLKKNNFTKDQLCHCSQILLYPVHKIKDALISTEKMKNVSYLRNVSGSIKSEYLLPLVLYNLEKDYHFSGDGVWNTNEKIKKIPLSDSPKATFDDTEELDHDPSNKLL from the exons ATGCTCCATAAAGTTgtgcattttaatttgaacaaaatttgttttgtacaaaatatttatcagaCATGTTGTTATTGTACGGCATTTCATGTAAACAAtgatgttatacaattttttcaacagaatttag gtttacCTGAAAATGAAGTTCGGAGAATCGTTAAAAAGTATCCATCGTTTCAAAATGATTCATATTCTTCACTGTCTGATAACTTGTCTTTATTAacg AGTTTTGGGGTTTCCAAAGatgatattatcaaaaaaattcaagtattAACACTTCATTCAatcactattaaaaattatactatgctTTTAGAAGAAGGAGgttttattaagaataaaattgattcaaaaacactattaag atttaaatttatatcgaaAAAGTCTATTCagtcattaaaaaatgaaaatttaattcataaacatattgatgttggacataatatattatcatttatcaattttcCAACTGAATTATATCCAGCATGTTGTGATGAGTCTCTTTCGTGGAATCAGgttcagaaaaatatatttaaattatatattggatggaaaattaaaatgaacatagaaaacttaaaatatgcacAAGCTATTTACCACAGACTATTTAATAAGAGTTATAGACTTATGGATAGaagtattgatattttacttaatgaatttaatttcactGAAGAAAag attagaAGACATTCTTATTTGATACACAGTGATCCCGATAATACACGAgcaattttagataattttaaaaatctttgtgGTACGGATGTAAAATCAATCTTAAGTAAGCATCCCAAAATAATTCTTACTCCGTGGAATACAATTGGACAGATAAGAAAACATTTCGAG gACTTTGGAATTCCCGAATCTTCATTAGCGAAAGCACCAGAAATCTATACATTAGGAAGTAATACTATTTATGAaagattaagtaaattaaaagaaacacCAGAGTTGGCATCATTTATAAACAACCCACAAGTTGCTAGACTCATTTACTACTATACAAAAGTAAATTCACGTTTGAAGTACTTACAGAGCAAAAATTGTgtgtcattaaatttattagttacaaacaattattcatttaacag atttaattgcAATGGTAATGACAAAGGAAAAACCaatgatataatgatatatttgacGAAAGAATTGGGAGAAGACAAAAACAAGTTACGTTCATTATTAGAACGCCATCCATATTGGCAGTATATTTCTTTGTTAACAATACGAAAATCTTTTGAGTTtcttaaaaagaataatttcaCCAAAGATCAATTATGCCATTGCTCACAGATTTTATTGTATCCAGT acataaaattaaagatgCATTGATATCTACTGAAAAAATGAAGAATGTTTCCTATTTACGAAATGTGTCTGGATCAATCAAAtctgaatatttattaccactagtattgtataatttggAAAAGGATTATCATTTTTCAGGTGATGGTGTTTGGAATACTAATgagaaaataaagaaaataccaTTGTCAGATTCTCCTAAAGCCACATTCGATGATACAGAAGAATTGGATCATGATCCATCTAATAAATTACTctga
- the LOC113559863 gene encoding transcription termination factor 5, mitochondrial isoform X2: MLLEEGGFIKNKIDSKTLLRFKFISKKSIQSLKNENLIHKHIDVGHNILSFINFPTELYPACCDESLSWNQVQKNIFKLYIGWKIKMNIENLKYAQAIYHRLFNKSYRLMDRSIDILLNEFNFTEEKIRRHSYLIHSDPDNTRAILDNFKNLCGTDVKSILSKHPKIILTPWNTIGQIRKHFEDFGIPESSLAKAPEIYTLGSNTIYERLSKLKETPELASFINNPQVARLIYYYTKVNSRLKYLQSKNCVSLNLLVTNNYSFNRFNCNGNDKGKTNDIMIYLTKELGEDKNKLRSLLERHPYWQYISLLTIRKSFEFLKKNNFTKDQLCHCSQILLYPVHKIKDALISTEKMKNVSYLRNVSGSIKSEYLLPLVLYNLEKDYHFSGDGVWNTNEKIKKIPLSDSPKATFDDTEELDHDPSNKLL, from the exons atgctTTTAGAAGAAGGAGgttttattaagaataaaattgattcaaaaacactattaag atttaaatttatatcgaaAAAGTCTATTCagtcattaaaaaatgaaaatttaattcataaacatattgatgttggacataatatattatcatttatcaattttcCAACTGAATTATATCCAGCATGTTGTGATGAGTCTCTTTCGTGGAATCAGgttcagaaaaatatatttaaattatatattggatggaaaattaaaatgaacatagaaaacttaaaatatgcacAAGCTATTTACCACAGACTATTTAATAAGAGTTATAGACTTATGGATAGaagtattgatattttacttaatgaatttaatttcactGAAGAAAag attagaAGACATTCTTATTTGATACACAGTGATCCCGATAATACACGAgcaattttagataattttaaaaatctttgtgGTACGGATGTAAAATCAATCTTAAGTAAGCATCCCAAAATAATTCTTACTCCGTGGAATACAATTGGACAGATAAGAAAACATTTCGAG gACTTTGGAATTCCCGAATCTTCATTAGCGAAAGCACCAGAAATCTATACATTAGGAAGTAATACTATTTATGAaagattaagtaaattaaaagaaacacCAGAGTTGGCATCATTTATAAACAACCCACAAGTTGCTAGACTCATTTACTACTATACAAAAGTAAATTCACGTTTGAAGTACTTACAGAGCAAAAATTGTgtgtcattaaatttattagttacaaacaattattcatttaacag atttaattgcAATGGTAATGACAAAGGAAAAACCaatgatataatgatatatttgacGAAAGAATTGGGAGAAGACAAAAACAAGTTACGTTCATTATTAGAACGCCATCCATATTGGCAGTATATTTCTTTGTTAACAATACGAAAATCTTTTGAGTTtcttaaaaagaataatttcaCCAAAGATCAATTATGCCATTGCTCACAGATTTTATTGTATCCAGT acataaaattaaagatgCATTGATATCTACTGAAAAAATGAAGAATGTTTCCTATTTACGAAATGTGTCTGGATCAATCAAAtctgaatatttattaccactagtattgtataatttggAAAAGGATTATCATTTTTCAGGTGATGGTGTTTGGAATACTAATgagaaaataaagaaaataccaTTGTCAGATTCTCCTAAAGCCACATTCGATGATACAGAAGAATTGGATCATGATCCATCTAATAAATTACTctga